Proteins from a genomic interval of Nocardia sp. BMG51109:
- the rph gene encoding ribonuclease PH produces the protein MSRRADGRADDELREARITRGFTTHPAGSVLVEFGQTRVMCTASVTEGVPPWRRDSGLGWLTAEYAMLPAATHTRSGRESVKGKVGGRTQEISRLVGRSLRACIDLAAIGENTIAIDCDVLQADGGTRTAAVTGAYVALADAVTYLGAAGQLADPQPISCMIAAVSVGVVDGRVRLDLPYEEDSRAEVDMNVVATDTGTLVEIQGTGEGATFPRSTLDKLLDSALAGCEQLFAVQKEALAQPYPGVLPEPGKKK, from the coding sequence GTGTCGAGACGAGCCGATGGCAGGGCGGACGACGAACTCCGCGAGGCAAGGATCACCCGGGGGTTCACCACGCATCCCGCGGGTTCGGTACTGGTGGAATTCGGGCAGACGCGGGTGATGTGCACCGCCAGCGTCACCGAGGGCGTGCCACCGTGGCGGCGGGATTCCGGATTGGGCTGGCTGACAGCCGAATACGCGATGCTGCCCGCGGCGACCCACACCCGCAGCGGCCGGGAGTCGGTGAAGGGCAAGGTCGGTGGCCGCACCCAGGAGATCAGCCGGCTGGTCGGCCGCTCGCTGCGCGCGTGCATCGACCTGGCCGCGATCGGTGAGAACACCATCGCCATCGACTGCGATGTCCTGCAGGCCGACGGCGGCACCCGCACCGCGGCCGTCACCGGCGCGTACGTGGCGCTGGCCGACGCGGTCACCTATCTGGGCGCGGCCGGGCAACTGGCCGACCCGCAGCCGATCTCGTGCATGATCGCCGCGGTCAGCGTGGGCGTGGTCGACGGCCGGGTGCGGCTGGACCTGCCCTACGAGGAGGATTCGCGCGCCGAGGTCGACATGAACGTGGTGGCCACCGACACCGGCACGCTGGTGGAGATCCAGGGCACCGGTGAGGGCGCCACCTTCCCGCGCTCCACCCTGGACAAGCTGCTGGATTCCGCGCTGGCCGGTTGCGAGCAGCTGTTCGCCGTGCAGAAGGAGGCGCTGGCGCAGCCGTATCCGGGGGTCCTGCCGGAGCCGGGGAAGAAGAAATGA
- a CDS encoding oxidoreductase: MAWNPSDIPDQSGRTFVITGANGGIGKQTTRALAGKGGTVIMACRNTDAAQRVADRIDGDVRVSALDLADLASIRDFADRTGEIDVLINNAGLMYVPFSRTEDGFETQWGVNHLGHFALTGLLLDRLRDRVVTLSSIAHNQISKLRTDDLNYEHRKYQRNPAYSQAKLSNLMFARELQRRLTESGSSKRSYAVHPGVSATDLFARTETPLDKVSKPFIALVGHSPAKAAESSLFAATMPDADPAVYWGPTWLFGSRGPVRPAPSSTLSKDREVWRRLWEESERLTDVTYKF; encoded by the coding sequence ATGGCGTGGAATCCCAGCGACATTCCGGACCAGTCCGGGCGGACGTTCGTGATCACCGGAGCCAACGGGGGTATCGGCAAGCAGACCACCAGGGCGCTGGCCGGCAAGGGCGGTACCGTGATCATGGCCTGCCGCAACACCGACGCGGCGCAGCGGGTCGCCGACCGCATCGACGGTGACGTCCGAGTCTCCGCACTGGACCTGGCAGACCTCGCCTCGATCCGCGATTTCGCCGACCGCACCGGTGAGATCGATGTGCTGATCAACAACGCGGGCCTGATGTACGTCCCGTTCTCCCGCACCGAGGACGGCTTCGAAACCCAGTGGGGCGTCAACCATCTCGGCCATTTCGCGCTGACCGGCCTGCTTCTCGACCGGCTCCGCGACCGGGTGGTGACGCTGTCGAGTATCGCGCACAACCAGATCTCGAAGCTCCGGACCGACGACCTGAACTACGAACATCGCAAGTACCAGCGCAATCCGGCCTACTCCCAGGCCAAGCTGTCGAATCTGATGTTCGCCCGCGAACTGCAGCGCCGGCTGACCGAGTCGGGGTCGAGCAAGCGGTCCTACGCGGTCCACCCCGGCGTCTCCGCCACCGACCTGTTCGCGCGCACCGAGACACCGCTGGACAAGGTGTCCAAGCCGTTCATCGCGCTGGTCGGGCATTCCCCGGCCAAGGCCGCCGAGTCCAGCCTGTTCGCCGCCACCATGCCCGACGCCGATCCGGCCGTCTACTGGGGCCCGACCTGGCTGTTCGGCTCGCGGGGCCCGGTGCGGCCCGCGCCGTCGAGCACGCTGTCGAAGGACCGCGAGGTATGGCGGCGGCTGTGGGAGGAGTCCGAGCGGCTGACCGACGTCACGTACAAGTTCTAG
- a CDS encoding MFS transporter, giving the protein MTAAVAESPEPVGHARANVVFATVVLGMLMAALDQTIVSTALPTIVSDLGGAGHMAWVMSAYLLAAAVATALAGKFGDLFGRKRVFQISGLIFIVGSMIAGLAHGMTLLVVARGIQGIGGGGLMVTAMALIADVIPLRERGKYQGALGAVFGVTTVIGPTLGGLFTDHASWRWCFYVNVPIAIVMIVVAARAIPAIRTVERPVIDYAGIALVAAGVSCLILALEWGGQEYAWGSVTIIGMFVGAAILLAAFVVVESRAREPMLPMHLFRSNVFTVCSVLSFIVGFAMLGAMTYLPAYLQYVNGVSATASGVRTLPMVVGLFTTSIISGQVVGRTGKYKYFPVAGTAVMALGLYLMSTMGRTTGFWLESLYMLILGLGIGLTMQVLTIVVQNTVPYAELGTATSGVTFFRTIGSTFGTAIFGTLYTNRLEPNLAEALARVPGVPPAAAGNPQLLHDIPLVQRIPIVDAYANTIDYVFRWVVPIAVAGFLVAWLLRQVPLRDSARVDATDVGGGFAVPESVDRVVLLEHSLASVMRRLRADELPDPRILAAAESSLTRDQAWAIGQVEMLNRVRGGATLTAIARAHWMPPEVLEPVYEKAVRNGYVEFDGDLVDLTDAGQQRFDEIFAAWRRWLCDHLDDWDCSDAEDRRLLDQALDNIAAKLLDETERPDALPTSVG; this is encoded by the coding sequence ATGACCGCCGCCGTCGCCGAATCCCCCGAACCCGTCGGCCACGCCCGGGCCAATGTGGTCTTCGCCACGGTCGTGCTCGGCATGCTCATGGCCGCCCTCGACCAGACCATCGTGTCGACCGCGCTGCCGACGATCGTGTCCGACCTCGGCGGCGCCGGGCATATGGCGTGGGTGATGTCGGCCTATCTGCTCGCCGCGGCGGTGGCGACGGCCCTGGCCGGCAAGTTCGGCGACCTGTTCGGCCGGAAACGGGTGTTCCAGATCAGCGGCCTGATCTTCATCGTGGGATCCATGATCGCCGGGCTGGCGCACGGGATGACGCTGCTGGTGGTCGCCCGCGGCATCCAGGGCATCGGCGGTGGCGGTCTGATGGTCACCGCGATGGCGCTGATCGCCGACGTGATTCCGCTGCGCGAGCGCGGCAAGTATCAGGGTGCGCTGGGCGCGGTGTTCGGCGTGACCACCGTGATCGGCCCGACGCTCGGCGGGTTGTTCACCGATCATGCCAGCTGGCGCTGGTGTTTCTATGTGAACGTGCCGATCGCGATCGTGATGATCGTCGTTGCGGCCCGGGCGATCCCGGCCATCCGGACCGTCGAGCGCCCGGTGATCGACTACGCCGGTATCGCGCTGGTGGCGGCCGGGGTGAGCTGCCTGATCCTGGCGTTGGAATGGGGCGGGCAGGAGTACGCGTGGGGTTCGGTGACCATCATCGGCATGTTCGTGGGCGCGGCAATCCTGTTGGCGGCCTTCGTCGTCGTCGAGTCGCGGGCTCGGGAACCGATGCTGCCGATGCATCTGTTCCGGAGCAATGTGTTCACCGTCTGCTCGGTGCTCAGTTTCATCGTGGGCTTCGCCATGCTCGGGGCGATGACCTACCTGCCCGCCTATCTGCAGTACGTGAACGGGGTGTCGGCGACCGCGTCCGGCGTGCGCACGCTGCCGATGGTGGTGGGGCTGTTCACCACCTCGATCATCTCCGGCCAGGTGGTCGGGCGCACCGGCAAGTACAAGTACTTTCCGGTCGCCGGGACGGCCGTGATGGCGCTGGGCCTGTATCTGATGTCGACCATGGGCCGGACCACGGGCTTCTGGCTGGAATCGCTGTACATGCTGATCCTGGGGCTCGGCATCGGCCTGACCATGCAGGTGCTCACCATCGTGGTGCAGAACACCGTGCCCTACGCCGAACTCGGCACCGCCACCTCCGGCGTGACCTTCTTCCGGACCATCGGAAGTACGTTCGGCACCGCCATCTTCGGCACGCTCTACACCAACCGGCTGGAACCGAACCTGGCGGAGGCGCTCGCCCGGGTTCCCGGCGTACCACCCGCCGCCGCGGGCAATCCGCAACTGCTGCACGATATTCCGCTGGTGCAGCGGATTCCGATCGTCGATGCCTATGCGAACACGATCGACTATGTGTTCCGCTGGGTGGTCCCGATCGCGGTGGCCGGTTTCCTGGTGGCCTGGTTGCTGAGGCAGGTGCCGCTGCGTGACAGCGCCCGCGTCGACGCCACCGACGTGGGTGGCGGGTTCGCGGTGCCCGAATCCGTGGACCGCGTTGTGCTGCTGGAACATTCGCTGGCCAGCGTGATGCGGCGGCTGCGCGCCGACGAACTGCCCGACCCCCGCATCCTGGCGGCCGCGGAGAGCTCGCTGACCCGCGACCAGGCCTGGGCGATCGGGCAGGTGGAGATGCTGAACCGGGTGCGCGGCGGCGCCACGCTGACCGCGATCGCGCGGGCGCACTGGATGCCGCCGGAGGTGTTGGAACCGGTGTACGAGAAGGCCGTTCGCAACGGCTACGTCGAATTCGACGGTGATCTCGTGGATCTCACCGACGCCGGTCAGCAGCGGTTCGACGAGATCTTCGCCGCGTGGCGGCGATGGCTGTGCGACCACCTCGACGACTGGGACTGCTCCGACGCCGAGGACCGCCGCCTGCTGGACCAGGCGCTGGACAACATCGCCGCCAAGCTGCTCGACGAGACCGAACGGCCGGACGCGCTGCCGACGTCGGTCGGCTGA
- a CDS encoding PadR family transcriptional regulator, with protein MAQRRKVGNLLALAVLATLAERPMHRYEIAATLKERGKERDMDIKWGSLYTVVRNLEKHGLLEIIGNERAGARPERTIYRLTEAGRAEADDWVRELLATPEPEPRRFVSALSIAAMLPPDDVVTLLTERLRRLDHDIAAERESLAAESSRIPRLFLIESEYRAAMLEAERAWVTALRDELTAGTFAGVDFWRRMHAEDLEPAEVADMVERGDFRQSNDA; from the coding sequence ATGGCCCAGCGGCGGAAGGTCGGCAATCTGCTGGCGCTGGCGGTGCTGGCGACCCTGGCCGAGCGGCCGATGCATCGCTACGAGATCGCGGCCACGCTGAAGGAGCGCGGCAAAGAGCGCGATATGGACATCAAATGGGGCTCGCTCTACACCGTGGTGCGGAACCTGGAGAAGCACGGCCTGCTCGAGATCATCGGCAACGAGCGCGCGGGCGCCCGGCCGGAGCGGACGATCTACCGCCTCACCGAGGCCGGCCGCGCCGAGGCCGACGACTGGGTCCGCGAACTGCTCGCGACGCCCGAACCCGAGCCGCGCCGGTTCGTCTCCGCCCTGTCCATCGCGGCGATGCTGCCGCCCGACGACGTGGTCACCCTGCTGACCGAGCGCCTGCGCCGACTGGACCACGACATCGCCGCCGAACGCGAGTCGCTCGCGGCCGAGTCGAGCAGGATACCGAGGCTGTTTCTCATCGAGTCCGAGTACCGGGCCGCCATGCTGGAGGCGGAGCGCGCGTGGGTCACCGCCCTGCGCGACGAGCTGACCGCGGGAACCTTTGCCGGCGTCGACTTCTGGCGGCGCATGCATGCCGAAGACCTCGAGCCCGCGGAGGTCGCCGACATGGTCGAGAGGGGGGACTTCAGACAGTCGAACGACGCCTGA
- a CDS encoding FAD-dependent monooxygenase encodes MSIRTALVIGGGIAGPVTATALHKAGIRARVYEAYPGPAFGIGSALGFQSNGLAALDVIGVGDAVRKVALPMPNTVMSLGHKQIAVPTLGGIEPLQVVDRAALHQVLHDAAVAVGVPIEYGKRLAGVDEHADGVTARFADGSTATADVLIGADGIKSAVRTLIDPGAPAAEYLGMLGFGAYTECSVDIPPQTMVFAYGKNAYYLYWSLPDGRVGWGVNLPHTQYLSLSQAREVPAEDWLRILRETYGDDVPGGELARNTTADDLAIVGGLHIMPPVPTWYRGRMVLVGDAVHAPSNSTGQGASLAIESGIQLARCLRDIDDPATAFGIYERIRRPRVERIAARGAKISHSKTMGPVMRRMMPVLMPLAGRVMKIEETMAREQRYIVDWDAPVDVRAELAQV; translated from the coding sequence ATGTCCATTCGGACCGCTCTGGTCATCGGCGGCGGCATCGCCGGCCCGGTGACCGCCACCGCACTGCACAAGGCGGGCATTCGGGCCCGCGTCTACGAGGCGTATCCGGGGCCGGCCTTCGGCATCGGCAGCGCCCTCGGCTTCCAGTCCAACGGCCTGGCCGCGCTGGACGTCATCGGGGTCGGCGACGCCGTGCGCAAGGTCGCGCTGCCCATGCCGAACACCGTGATGTCGCTGGGGCACAAGCAGATCGCCGTGCCGACGCTCGGCGGTATCGAACCGCTGCAGGTCGTCGACCGCGCCGCGCTGCACCAGGTGCTGCACGACGCCGCCGTCGCCGTGGGCGTCCCGATCGAATACGGCAAGCGCCTGGCCGGCGTCGACGAACACGCCGACGGCGTCACCGCCCGCTTCGCCGACGGCTCCACCGCCACCGCCGACGTGCTGATCGGCGCGGACGGCATCAAGTCGGCGGTGCGCACGCTGATCGACCCCGGCGCGCCCGCCGCCGAATATCTCGGCATGCTCGGCTTCGGCGCCTACACCGAGTGCTCGGTCGACATCCCGCCGCAGACAATGGTTTTCGCCTACGGCAAGAACGCCTACTACCTGTACTGGTCGCTGCCCGACGGCCGGGTCGGCTGGGGCGTCAACCTGCCGCACACGCAGTACCTGTCGCTGTCGCAGGCGCGGGAGGTGCCCGCCGAGGACTGGCTGCGCATCCTGCGCGAGACCTACGGCGACGACGTGCCCGGCGGTGAACTCGCCCGCAACACCACGGCGGACGACCTGGCGATCGTCGGCGGCCTGCACATCATGCCGCCGGTGCCGACCTGGTACCGCGGCCGGATGGTCCTGGTGGGCGACGCGGTACACGCGCCGTCCAACAGCACCGGCCAGGGCGCGTCCCTGGCCATCGAGAGCGGTATCCAGCTGGCCCGCTGCCTGCGCGATATCGACGACCCGGCAACGGCTTTCGGCATCTACGAGCGGATTCGGCGCCCGCGCGTGGAACGGATCGCCGCGCGCGGCGCCAAGATCAGCCACAGCAAGACGATGGGCCCGGTGATGCGCCGGATGATGCCGGTGCTGATGCCGCTGGCGGGCCGCGTGATGAAGATCGAGGAGACGATGGCGCGCGAGCAGCGCTACATCGTCGACTGGGATGCGCCGGTCGACGTCCGGGCCGAACTCGCCCAGGTCTGA
- a CDS encoding M56 family metallopeptidase has translation MTVAVGLFLYGTLVALVAPRVLPRLTRHGVFPQLGVLAWLALMVSVFSSWCVGLAVALVDITHIWFRPERLLVLGLHEAEEIAIGHAGVAAQLALIAATVALTVMAMVLTTRWARSHRRMRLRAREHAEALRLTGRPMHRHESGDVVVLDTAERAAYCVAGAPNVVVVTSGALAALEDSELAAVLAHEHAHLRHRHPLVLTVMRGLATTFPRLRLCTVGAREVARLLEMCADDAAVRRHGRAPLLSSLLTLSGAAPSGVLSASGVDVLARAERLAAPRDGRHFHTRAGLLTGIALGVGGPLLIAATTASGILLCLL, from the coding sequence GTGACGGTAGCTGTCGGCCTGTTCCTCTACGGGACCCTGGTGGCGCTGGTGGCACCGCGCGTGCTGCCCCGGCTGACACGGCACGGCGTCTTCCCGCAACTGGGCGTGCTGGCGTGGCTGGCCCTGATGGTCAGCGTGTTCAGTTCCTGGTGCGTCGGCTTGGCGGTCGCGCTGGTCGACATCACGCACATCTGGTTCCGGCCGGAGCGGCTGCTGGTCCTGGGGCTGCACGAAGCGGAAGAGATAGCGATCGGGCACGCCGGTGTCGCGGCCCAGCTGGCGCTGATCGCCGCAACCGTCGCATTGACCGTGATGGCCATGGTCCTCACTACCAGGTGGGCCCGATCGCACCGGCGGATGCGGTTGCGGGCCCGCGAACATGCCGAGGCGCTGCGGCTGACCGGCCGGCCGATGCACCGGCACGAATCCGGCGACGTGGTGGTGCTCGACACCGCCGAGCGCGCCGCCTACTGCGTGGCGGGTGCGCCGAACGTCGTGGTGGTGACCAGCGGCGCGTTGGCGGCGCTGGAAGACAGCGAGCTGGCCGCGGTGCTGGCGCACGAGCACGCCCACCTCCGGCACCGGCATCCGCTGGTGCTGACGGTGATGCGCGGGCTGGCGACGACGTTCCCGCGGCTGCGGCTGTGCACGGTCGGCGCGCGGGAGGTGGCGCGGCTGCTGGAGATGTGTGCCGACGATGCCGCGGTGCGCCGGCACGGCCGTGCCCCGCTGCTGTCGAGCCTGCTGACGCTGTCCGGTGCGGCGCCCTCGGGCGTGCTCTCCGCCAGCGGTGTCGACGTGCTCGCCCGCGCCGAGCGCCTGGCCGCGCCGCGCGACGGCCGGCATTTCCACACGCGCGCCGGGCTGCTCACCGGCATCGCGCTGGGTGTGGGCGGCCCGCTGCTGATCGCCGCCACGACCGCCTCGGGGATCCTGCTCTGCCTGCTCTGA
- a CDS encoding cyclic nucleotide-degrading phosphodiesterase — MRLTVLGCSGSVSGPDSPASGYLLTGPDMTPTVVDFGPGVLGALQRYQDPGEVNIFLTHLHADHCLDMPGLLVWRRYHPNPPSGRAIVRGPSDASVRVGNASAEIGGECDDWSDVIDMRPWVEGETVSFGPGYTALARRMYHPPESYGLRLTTPAGRTLVYTGDTALCPAVFELARGADILLSEASWTHDPANRPPGIHLSGTEAGQIAAEAGVGELLLTHIPPWTAREDVIAEAKEQFSGPVHAVSPGEVIDI, encoded by the coding sequence ATGCGCCTCACCGTCCTCGGGTGTTCGGGCAGTGTGTCCGGCCCGGATTCCCCGGCGTCGGGGTATTTGCTCACCGGCCCCGATATGACGCCGACGGTGGTCGATTTCGGTCCCGGCGTCCTGGGTGCACTGCAGCGGTACCAGGATCCCGGTGAGGTGAATATCTTCCTCACCCATCTGCACGCCGATCACTGCCTGGATATGCCGGGCCTGCTGGTGTGGCGGCGCTACCACCCGAATCCCCCGAGCGGACGGGCGATCGTGCGCGGGCCGTCGGATGCTTCGGTGCGGGTCGGCAACGCCTCGGCCGAGATCGGCGGCGAATGCGACGACTGGTCCGACGTCATCGATATGCGGCCGTGGGTGGAGGGCGAGACGGTGTCGTTCGGCCCCGGGTACACAGCGCTGGCCCGGCGCATGTATCACCCGCCGGAATCCTACGGCCTGCGGTTGACCACGCCGGCCGGCCGCACCCTGGTGTACACCGGCGACACCGCGCTCTGCCCGGCGGTTTTCGAACTCGCGCGGGGTGCCGACATTCTGCTGTCGGAGGCCTCCTGGACGCACGATCCGGCCAATCGCCCGCCGGGCATCCATCTTTCGGGCACCGAGGCGGGGCAGATCGCGGCCGAGGCGGGCGTCGGAGAGCTGCTGCTGACGCATATCCCGCCGTGGACCGCGCGGGAGGATGTCATCGCGGAGGCCAAGGAACAGTTCAGCGGTCCCGTGCACGCGGTGTCTCCGGGCGAGGTCATCGACATCTGA
- a CDS encoding DUF3817 domain-containing protein yields the protein MSAADNSTETTPAAAAPRPAGANTARIRSGLTRYRVLAYITGVWLLILCGEMVYKYLLLDDSSEAPHWLFYIGQVHGIFYMLYLVFTIDLAIKTRWKPATTVITALAGTIPFLSFVCEHYRTRQVKEQYNL from the coding sequence TTGAGCGCCGCCGACAACTCCACCGAGACCACCCCGGCCGCCGCCGCGCCCCGCCCCGCGGGCGCGAACACCGCGCGCATCCGGTCCGGCCTGACCCGCTACCGGGTGCTGGCCTACATCACCGGTGTCTGGCTGCTCATCCTGTGCGGCGAGATGGTCTACAAATATCTGCTCCTCGACGACAGCAGCGAGGCGCCACACTGGCTGTTCTACATCGGCCAGGTCCACGGCATCTTCTACATGCTGTACCTGGTGTTCACCATCGACCTGGCGATCAAGACCCGCTGGAAGCCCGCCACCACCGTGATCACGGCGCTGGCCGGCACCATCCCCTTCCTCTCCTTCGTCTGCGAGCACTACCGCACCCGCCAGGTCAAGGAGCAGTACAACCTCTGA
- a CDS encoding glucitol operon activator: protein MSAPYRRPALIILVLVAALVCLALGWWQWGRFESSSGTAQNLGYALQWPLFAGFVVFAYFRFVRLERESDAAETTADEASDPAAQTPRSTKPVAPREIPAGILPERPAAPRDDDPVLAEYNKYLAELNEQDLRQQLRTAGLTDRDVERSTR, encoded by the coding sequence GTGTCCGCTCCGTACCGCCGCCCGGCCTTGATCATCCTGGTGCTCGTCGCCGCGCTGGTCTGCCTCGCGCTCGGCTGGTGGCAATGGGGCCGATTCGAATCCTCGAGCGGTACCGCGCAGAATCTCGGCTACGCGCTGCAGTGGCCGCTGTTCGCCGGATTCGTGGTGTTCGCCTACTTCCGGTTCGTGCGGCTGGAGCGCGAATCCGATGCGGCCGAGACAACCGCCGACGAGGCATCCGACCCGGCGGCCCAGACTCCGAGGAGCACCAAACCCGTTGCGCCGCGCGAGATTCCGGCCGGAATCCTGCCGGAGCGGCCGGCCGCGCCGCGCGACGACGATCCGGTCCTCGCCGAGTACAACAAGTACCTCGCCGAATTGAACGAGCAGGACCTGCGACAGCAGTTGCGCACCGCCGGGCTCACCGACCGCGACGTCGAGCGGAGCACGCGGTGA
- a CDS encoding rhomboid family intramembrane serine protease: MAVTAGMGSSFDPDRIAALRGGPGKSPAPRPGSSPALKLLWQRAIGLTLGFVALLYAIEGIDTLSGDRLQSEGVRPRSADGLIGIAFGPLLHGDWAHLMGNTVPVIVLGLLTLLTGIGRGLAATAIVWVVGEAGTWLTGEPGSVHVGASVLVFGWLTYLISRGFFARNVWQILIGLVVGLLYGSILWGVLPGQPGISWQGHLFGAVGGLIAGWVLSGDERRRRRGDSVGRSASPR; encoded by the coding sequence ATGGCGGTGACCGCCGGCATGGGTTCGTCGTTCGATCCGGATCGGATCGCCGCGCTGCGCGGCGGGCCGGGGAAATCCCCGGCGCCGCGGCCGGGCTCGTCGCCGGCGCTGAAGTTGTTGTGGCAGCGGGCAATCGGGCTGACACTCGGATTCGTCGCCCTGCTGTACGCCATCGAGGGCATCGATACCCTCAGCGGTGACCGGTTACAGAGCGAAGGGGTGCGGCCACGCAGCGCCGACGGCCTGATCGGCATCGCGTTCGGGCCGCTGCTGCACGGCGACTGGGCGCACCTGATGGGCAATACCGTTCCGGTGATCGTGCTCGGTCTGCTGACGTTGCTGACCGGTATCGGCCGCGGGCTGGCCGCCACCGCGATCGTCTGGGTGGTCGGCGAAGCGGGTACGTGGCTCACCGGTGAGCCCGGCTCGGTGCACGTGGGCGCCTCGGTGCTCGTATTCGGCTGGCTGACCTACCTGATCTCCCGCGGATTCTTCGCGCGCAATGTCTGGCAGATACTGATCGGCCTGGTCGTGGGGTTGCTGTACGGCTCGATCCTGTGGGGAGTGCTGCCCGGACAGCCCGGAATCTCTTGGCAAGGACATCTTTTCGGGGCGGTGGGTGGACTGATTGCCGGCTGGGTACTCTCTGGGGATGAACGTCGTCGTCGCCGCGGGGATAGTGTCGGCCGCTCCGCGTCGCCGAGGTGA
- a CDS encoding BlaI/MecI/CopY family transcriptional regulator, which translates to MRTRGFGELEAVVMDRLWDRNGHPTTVRELFDELSGEREIAYTTVMSTMDNLHRKGWLKRRREGKAFRYWPTLTREQHSARLMREALDDGGRSELVLAHFLEQIGPEESDRLRAALRKLTEGS; encoded by the coding sequence GTGCGCACGCGCGGATTCGGGGAACTCGAGGCGGTGGTCATGGACCGCCTCTGGGACCGGAACGGCCACCCGACCACCGTCCGGGAGCTGTTCGACGAGCTGTCCGGCGAACGCGAGATCGCGTATACGACGGTCATGTCGACCATGGACAATCTGCACCGGAAGGGCTGGTTGAAGCGCCGCCGCGAGGGCAAGGCGTTCCGCTACTGGCCGACGCTGACCCGCGAACAGCACAGCGCCCGGCTGATGCGCGAGGCGCTGGACGACGGGGGCCGCTCCGAACTCGTGCTCGCGCACTTCCTCGAGCAGATCGGTCCGGAGGAGTCCGACCGGTTACGCGCGGCGCTGCGGAAGTTGACGGAGGGCTCGTGA
- a CDS encoding non-canonical purine NTP pyrophosphatase, with the protein MSARRVLVASRNAKKLDELRRILSEAGIEGLEIVGLNEVPPYEEAPETGATFEENALAKARDGAAATGLACVADDSGIAVDALNGMPGVLSARWSGRHGDDAANNELLLGQLSDVPDERRGARFVSACALVADGREAVVVGEWPGAVIRKPVGDNGFGYDPLFVPDGGTRTAAQLTAAEKDADSHRGRALRALLPALADLAE; encoded by the coding sequence ATGAGCGCGCGGCGGGTCCTGGTCGCCAGCCGCAACGCCAAGAAGCTCGACGAGCTGCGCCGCATCCTGTCCGAGGCCGGGATCGAGGGACTGGAGATCGTCGGCCTGAACGAGGTGCCGCCCTACGAGGAGGCGCCGGAGACGGGCGCGACCTTCGAGGAGAACGCGCTGGCCAAGGCTCGCGACGGTGCGGCGGCCACCGGATTGGCCTGTGTCGCAGACGATTCCGGGATCGCCGTGGATGCGCTCAACGGTATGCCGGGGGTGCTGTCGGCGCGCTGGTCGGGTCGTCACGGTGACGACGCGGCCAATAACGAGCTGCTGCTGGGCCAGCTCTCCGATGTTCCCGACGAGCGCCGCGGCGCGCGCTTCGTCTCGGCCTGTGCGCTGGTCGCCGACGGTCGCGAGGCGGTCGTCGTCGGCGAATGGCCCGGCGCGGTCATTCGAAAGCCGGTCGGCGACAACGGCTTCGGCTACGATCCACTGTTCGTTCCGGACGGCGGCACCCGCACCGCCGCTCAGCTCACCGCCGCCGAGAAGGACGCCGACTCGCACCGCGGCCGTGCGCTCCGTGCCCTCCTGCCCGCGCTGGCGGACCTCGCGGAGTAG
- a CDS encoding NAD(P)-dependent oxidoreductase — MRIFLAGASGVLGVRLTPLLIAAGCEVAGMTRSPDKAPMLAELGAEPVVCDVYDAAALEQAVRACAPDMVMHQLTDLPDDAAELAAGRAANARMRREGTTNLLAAARAAGVERVLAQSVAWELSGEGKAAKEFLEESVRGADGVVLRYGQFYGPDTYYPDLREQPDPPRIHLDEAVARTVTALDLAPGTYALVDDGQVDFEPVQ, encoded by the coding sequence GTGCGAATCTTTCTGGCGGGTGCGAGTGGGGTGCTGGGCGTCCGGTTGACGCCGTTGTTGATCGCGGCGGGGTGCGAGGTGGCGGGGATGACGAGATCTCCCGACAAGGCGCCGATGCTGGCCGAGCTCGGGGCCGAGCCGGTGGTGTGCGACGTGTACGACGCCGCGGCACTCGAGCAGGCGGTACGTGCCTGCGCGCCCGATATGGTGATGCACCAGCTCACCGACCTCCCCGACGATGCCGCCGAGCTGGCGGCCGGGCGGGCCGCCAATGCGCGCATGCGCCGCGAGGGCACCACCAACCTGCTCGCGGCCGCGCGGGCCGCCGGGGTCGAGCGTGTGCTGGCGCAGAGCGTCGCGTGGGAGCTGAGCGGAGAAGGCAAGGCCGCCAAGGAGTTTCTGGAGGAGTCGGTGCGCGGCGCCGACGGCGTGGTGCTGCGTTACGGGCAGTTCTACGGGCCCGACACCTACTACCCCGACCTGCGCGAACAACCCGATCCGCCGCGCATCCACCTCGATGAGGCCGTGGCGCGCACCGTCACGGCGCTCGACCTCGCACCGGGCACGTACGCGCTCGTCGATGACGGTCAGGTGGATTTCGAACCCGTGCAATGA